A region of the Geomonas subterranea genome:
TGGTTCCCAGCGCGATCACCCTCCCCCCCGCCTTCCTGGTGCGGCGGATGGCCCCGGCGGTCTCGTGCGGTATCCGGTACAGCTCCCGGTGCATGGTGTGCTGGGAAAGGTCCTCGACCCGCACCGGCATGAAGGTCCCAAGCCCCACATGCAGGGTGACCGGCGCGATCTCCACGCCGCGACCCCGGATCTCAGCAAGGATCTCCGGGGTGAAGTGCAGCCCCGCGGTCGGGGCGGCGACGGCGCCTTTCTCGCGCGCGAACACGGTCTGGTAGCGCTCCAGGTCCTCACCTTCGGGGGGGCGCTTGATGTAGGGGGGCAGCGGCATGCTGCCGGCCCCCTCCAGCCAGGCCATGAAGTCGTCGCTCCCCTGAAAGAGCACCTGCCATTCCCCGGCGTCACGGGAAACGACGGTCGCGGCGACCCCGCCGGGGAGGATGATACGGGTGCCGGGGCCAGGGGACTTGGAGGCCTTGATGAGGCAGCTCCAGATCTCGCCCGCGCCGGGGATGCGGCGCACCAGGAACACCTCGACCGCCCCGCCACTCTCCTTGTGCCCCTTGAGCCGCGCCGGGATGACGCGGGTGTCGTTCAGGACCAGGAGGTCGCCGGGGCGAAACTGGGCGGCGATGGCCGCCACCGTGCTCTCCCCGACCGCCCCGGTGGCGCGGTCCAGGGTCAAAAGCCTGGAGGCGTCCCTGCGGCTGGCCGGGTGCTGTGCGATCAGCTCCGGCGGGAGTTCGTAATCGAAATCTGAAAGGCGCATGCTATCGACCGTACCCGCCCGAGAGCTTGACGCCCGGATAGTAGTAAGAAAGTATTTCGCGGTAGTCGAAACCTTCGATGGCGCGCCCCTTGGCGCCCCACTGGCACAGCCCGACGCCGTGACCGGAACCGGTCCCCACCACCTGCACCTCGTCGCGGCCGCCGCGGATCTCGAAGTTGGTGCTCTTCACGGTGCCGTACCCGAGGGCCTTCCTGAAGGCGACCGCCGGGATGACCACGCTCCCCCGGGAGCATTCAGCGACCACGTCCTGCGCCCTGCCACTTGCGTTCCTGCCGCGCACGCGCAGCTCCTTGAGCCCCGTCACCTGGAAGCCCGCGTTGCGAAGCGACGTCTCCACCTTCCGCAGGGGAAGGTTCAGCTCCCAGCGGATGGGGTTGGACTCGCCGCAGTAGCGGCAGGCTACACCCTTAAGGTACGGGATGGAGAGGCCCCAGACGTTCCTGGAGGACTCGGTATGCCCGGCGCAATTGGAATGGTAGAAGGCCTGGATGGTCCTGCCGTCGTAGGTGAGCACCTCGCCGGCGGTCTCACGGACACCGTAGGCGGCGCGGCTGTCCTCGACGTCGGCACCCTCGTACACCTGGTCCATGACACTGGATTCGAGCTGGTAGCTCTGGCCGCGGCGGGCCTGCATCTGGTACACCGCGTAGGAGCGCGCGATGACGGCCTGGGCCTTGATGGCCTCGATGGGCCATGCGGAGCTGATCTCGCAGTTGATGAGTCCGACCAGGTACTCCTCGAGCGGCAATTCGTTCACCACCAGGAGCCCCTTGTCGGCGGCGGAGACCTCGATCAGGGCGCGGTAACCCTTTCCGTTCACCGAGATGCGCGAGAAGGCGGAAGCGATCAGCCGGTTCACGGGCTTGCCGTTCACACTGAGCCCGCTGCCGGAGCGGCGCACCTCGAGCGGCATCTCCACCCTGAGCGGTTCGCCGCGGCCGTCGGTCAGGAGCACGCCGTCGCCGTCGATCTTAAGCGTCTCGGTCCCCTTCAACAGGGCCACCCGCACCATCTCCGGTCGCATCGCCGCGGTACTCCCCCCGGCAGCGAGGCAGATGG
Encoded here:
- the queA gene encoding tRNA preQ1(34) S-adenosylmethionine ribosyltransferase-isomerase QueA; its protein translation is MRLSDFDYELPPELIAQHPASRRDASRLLTLDRATGAVGESTVAAIAAQFRPGDLLVLNDTRVIPARLKGHKESGGAVEVFLVRRIPGAGEIWSCLIKASKSPGPGTRIILPGGVAATVVSRDAGEWQVLFQGSDDFMAWLEGAGSMPLPPYIKRPPEGEDLERYQTVFAREKGAVAAPTAGLHFTPEILAEIRGRGVEIAPVTLHVGLGTFMPVRVEDLSQHTMHRELYRIPHETAGAIRRTRKAGGRVIALGTTSLRALEHAAASGELEAGEREADIFILPGYRFRVVDALITNFHLPKSTLFMLVCAFAGKEVMLNAYREAVERRFRFFSYGDAMFIG
- a CDS encoding SpoIID/LytB domain-containing protein, which codes for MSCFRTLIILITICLAAGGSTAAMRPEMVRVALLKGTETLKIDGDGVLLTDGRGEPLRVEMPLEVRRSGSGLSVNGKPVNRLIASAFSRISVNGKGYRALIEVSAADKGLLVVNELPLEEYLVGLINCEISSAWPIEAIKAQAVIARSYAVYQMQARRGQSYQLESSVMDQVYEGADVEDSRAAYGVRETAGEVLTYDGRTIQAFYHSNCAGHTESSRNVWGLSIPYLKGVACRYCGESNPIRWELNLPLRKVETSLRNAGFQVTGLKELRVRGRNASGRAQDVVAECSRGSVVIPAVAFRKALGYGTVKSTNFEIRGGRDEVQVVGTGSGHGVGLCQWGAKGRAIEGFDYREILSYYYPGVKLSGGYGR